A single window of Agromyces aureus DNA harbors:
- a CDS encoding family 43 glycosylhydrolase — protein sequence MKSRTSTVRLAAIVGAIGVAVGSVAIGLTPATAEPAVTAVANTAINNDTVWHDTQGNPIKAQGGNVLKVGPTYYWVGTAMDPKGSAPVAPAKAVNLYKSTDLENWEFVRALVTQWDNDLDDDGTADVPNAQSPVPGGDPAGDLTAGKWLGRPQLARHPDGRFILTLEVGGNRTSTAGGLGNATGFFESTTGIEGEFTYLQKQYVDVTSSDPDGLTRGDGSLYVDGANAYLVYVGDSKTWRNVEGVRVAPLSADWRTILPHTHDDTVAEYEAPAITKIGSTYYMFASKKRYWDGTDTYYRTSTDPTNWTGRTWTKMTTNPVKEGSGNDLVRSYGTQFEQVFPVTSTDGTTTSYLYNGDRYSQFFGGKDPAPAGIGRNAWYPVTFDAAGVPTLHGATQVDVNAAAGTLSWNPVANGGFGQGAPFETYIPALADSATYDPATAYRFVPRWIVSGTTAAVKVQERTDAADDRQLKFQGATAFSASVAQEVGLERGSYRISFKMKGSGGFNDAYLFVKNHGVGEQHATVNTAANSWTTVSLDFDVSSEKVRFGFYANGAAGKWLSLDDVVITKR from the coding sequence ATGAAGTCTCGAACCAGTACTGTCCGCCTTGCAGCGATCGTCGGAGCGATCGGCGTCGCTGTCGGATCCGTCGCCATCGGTCTCACGCCCGCGACGGCCGAGCCGGCGGTGACCGCGGTTGCCAACACCGCCATCAACAATGACACCGTCTGGCACGACACCCAGGGCAACCCCATCAAAGCTCAGGGCGGGAACGTCCTGAAGGTCGGACCGACCTACTACTGGGTCGGCACGGCGATGGATCCGAAGGGTTCTGCGCCGGTCGCGCCGGCGAAGGCGGTCAACCTCTACAAGTCGACCGATCTCGAGAACTGGGAGTTCGTCCGCGCGCTGGTGACCCAGTGGGACAACGACCTCGATGATGACGGCACGGCGGACGTCCCGAACGCCCAGAGCCCGGTCCCCGGCGGTGACCCCGCCGGCGACCTGACGGCAGGGAAATGGCTCGGACGCCCGCAGCTGGCGCGCCACCCCGACGGCCGATTCATCCTGACCCTCGAAGTCGGTGGAAACCGCACCAGCACTGCCGGCGGGCTCGGAAATGCGACGGGCTTCTTCGAGAGCACCACCGGCATCGAGGGAGAGTTCACCTACCTCCAGAAGCAATACGTCGACGTGACCTCGTCCGACCCCGACGGACTGACCCGAGGCGACGGCAGCCTCTACGTCGACGGTGCGAACGCGTACCTCGTCTACGTGGGCGACAGCAAGACTTGGAGGAACGTCGAGGGTGTCCGCGTGGCGCCGTTGAGCGCGGACTGGCGCACGATCCTGCCGCACACTCACGACGACACGGTGGCCGAGTACGAGGCGCCGGCGATCACGAAAATCGGGTCGACCTATTACATGTTCGCCTCGAAGAAGCGGTATTGGGACGGCACCGACACCTATTACCGCACGAGCACCGACCCGACGAACTGGACGGGGAGGACGTGGACGAAAATGACGACCAACCCGGTGAAGGAGGGGTCGGGCAACGATCTGGTCCGCTCGTACGGCACACAGTTCGAGCAGGTCTTCCCGGTGACGAGCACCGACGGAACGACCACGTCGTACCTGTACAACGGCGACCGGTACTCGCAGTTCTTCGGAGGCAAGGACCCCGCGCCGGCCGGCATCGGCCGGAACGCCTGGTACCCGGTCACGTTCGACGCGGCCGGCGTTCCGACCCTGCACGGCGCGACCCAGGTCGATGTGAACGCCGCGGCCGGCACGCTCAGCTGGAACCCGGTGGCTAACGGCGGCTTCGGCCAAGGAGCGCCCTTCGAGACGTATATTCCGGCGCTCGCCGACTCGGCGACCTACGACCCAGCCACGGCGTACCGGTTCGTGCCTCGGTGGATCGTGTCGGGGACGACCGCGGCGGTCAAGGTCCAGGAGCGGACCGATGCCGCAGACGATCGCCAGCTGAAGTTCCAGGGCGCGACGGCATTCAGCGCGTCGGTGGCGCAGGAGGTCGGGCTGGAACGTGGCTCGTACCGCATCAGCTTCAAGATGAAGGGCAGCGGTGGATTCAACGACGCCTACCTGTTCGTGAAGAACCACGGTGTCGGCGAACAGCACGCGACGGTCAACACTGCTGCGAACTCTTGGACGACGGTGAGCCTCGACTTCGACGTGAGCAGTGAGAAGGTGCGGTTCGGCTTCTACGCCAATGGCGCCGCCGGCAAGTGGCTCTCGCTCGACGATGTGGTGATCACCAAGCGCTGA
- a CDS encoding serine hydrolase domain-containing protein — MRILRRTMVVLLVIVLVLVAGVVAVYWWQRPMLLTGTGYAAHNACAVTEVGGREDPAADLPPNPLVPYLRYATDDGETTGSLLGVLAAQHAWYTDGFGCTLDGERPDLGTATPVISDGNPFTNAATPIADPALDAAVAHAFGDDLPPSVAESLGTRAVVIAKGGVLVAERYAEGFDATTPQLGWSMSKSATELMTGMLVQQGVVSLDDDHLRPEWTDERADITVEQLLRMTSGLQWDETYDLGTPITQMLYGERDMGAYVAGLPLESTPGTVQEYSSGSTTLLCSVLAERTGLGADLPRQQLLAPLGLSSGIFEPDAAGTPVCSSYLWATPRDWTALGQFALQNGEWNGEQLLPVDWMEQTLTVADVTTTDDPGYGMAWRINVMPDGSLRWPNLPPDTFYASGHDGQKVIVVPSEDLVVTRLGFTPEADDEPSEVQLVADAIAALG, encoded by the coding sequence GTGCGCATTCTCCGCCGGACAATGGTCGTCCTCCTCGTCATCGTGCTCGTTCTCGTGGCGGGGGTCGTCGCCGTCTACTGGTGGCAGCGGCCGATGCTGCTCACGGGCACCGGGTACGCGGCGCACAACGCATGCGCCGTCACCGAGGTGGGCGGGCGCGAGGACCCCGCCGCCGACCTGCCGCCGAACCCGCTCGTGCCCTACCTGCGCTACGCCACCGACGATGGGGAGACCACCGGCTCGCTCCTCGGCGTGCTCGCGGCGCAGCACGCCTGGTACACCGACGGCTTCGGCTGCACGCTCGACGGCGAGCGCCCCGACCTCGGCACCGCGACGCCCGTGATCTCCGACGGCAACCCGTTCACGAACGCCGCGACGCCGATCGCCGACCCCGCGCTCGATGCGGCGGTCGCGCACGCGTTCGGCGACGACCTTCCGCCCAGCGTGGCCGAGTCGCTCGGCACTCGCGCCGTGGTGATCGCGAAGGGCGGCGTGCTCGTCGCCGAGCGCTACGCCGAGGGCTTCGACGCCACGACGCCGCAGCTCGGCTGGTCGATGTCCAAGAGCGCGACCGAGCTCATGACGGGCATGCTCGTGCAGCAGGGCGTCGTGTCGCTCGACGACGACCACCTGCGCCCCGAGTGGACCGACGAACGCGCCGACATCACCGTCGAGCAGCTGCTTCGCATGACGAGCGGCCTCCAGTGGGACGAGACCTACGACCTCGGCACGCCGATCACCCAGATGCTGTACGGCGAGCGCGACATGGGCGCCTACGTCGCGGGCCTGCCCCTCGAGAGCACGCCCGGCACCGTGCAGGAGTACTCGAGCGGCAGCACGACGCTGCTCTGCTCGGTGCTCGCCGAACGCACGGGCCTCGGTGCCGACCTGCCCCGTCAGCAGCTGCTCGCGCCCCTCGGGCTGTCCTCCGGCATCTTCGAACCGGATGCCGCGGGCACGCCGGTGTGCTCCTCGTACCTCTGGGCGACGCCCCGTGATTGGACCGCACTCGGCCAGTTCGCCCTGCAGAACGGCGAGTGGAACGGCGAGCAGCTGCTGCCCGTCGACTGGATGGAGCAGACGCTCACCGTCGCCGACGTCACCACGACCGACGACCCCGGCTACGGCATGGCCTGGCGCATCAACGTGATGCCCGACGGCAGCCTCCGCTGGCCGAACCTGCCGCCCGACACGTTCTACGCCTCCGGCCACGACGGCCAGAAGGTCATCGTCGTGCCGTCGGAGGACCTGGTCGTCACCCGTCTCGGCTTCACCCCCGAGGCCGACGACGAGCCCTCCGAGGTGCAGCTCGTGGCCGACGCGATCGCCGCGCTCGGCTGA
- a CDS encoding VOC family protein, producing MVESTSGTEWITPAAFHQAPGVTDWRVTATGPQAVFTATSLSQAAGLVAPTVAAAELFGVLPDVDVRPEGVVVRIPDRSFDGIPAAAAGFAAAVSEAAAELGLTADPSLVQSVGIYVAQHSQADARPFFLAALGYDPLGDTDAVDPLRSGPQLAFNPIAGDAPSRGRTHFDVFVPADHARARVDAALAVGGRLVDDSHAPDWWSLASPENHGVDIAAWPDTDG from the coding sequence GTGGTCGAATCGACGAGCGGAACGGAATGGATCACCCCGGCCGCCTTCCATCAGGCGCCCGGCGTCACGGACTGGCGGGTCACGGCCACCGGGCCGCAGGCCGTCTTCACCGCGACCTCCCTCTCGCAGGCGGCAGGCCTCGTCGCCCCGACGGTCGCCGCGGCGGAGCTGTTCGGTGTCCTGCCCGACGTCGACGTGCGGCCGGAGGGGGTCGTGGTGCGCATCCCCGACCGGAGCTTCGACGGCATCCCCGCGGCGGCGGCCGGGTTCGCCGCGGCCGTGTCCGAGGCGGCGGCCGAACTGGGGCTGACCGCCGATCCGTCGCTCGTGCAGTCGGTCGGCATCTACGTCGCGCAGCATTCGCAGGCCGACGCGCGCCCGTTCTTCCTCGCTGCGCTCGGCTACGACCCGCTCGGTGATACGGATGCCGTCGACCCGCTGCGGAGTGGCCCGCAGCTCGCGTTCAACCCCATCGCCGGCGACGCCCCCTCGCGTGGCCGCACGCACTTCGACGTCTTCGTGCCGGCGGATCACGCCCGAGCGCGAGTGGATGCCGCGCTCGCCGTGGGAGGCCGACTCGTCGACGACTCGCACGCCCCCGACTGGTGGTCGCTCGCGTCGCCCGAGAACCACGGCGTGGACATCGCCGCCTGGCCCGACACCGATGGCTGA
- a CDS encoding metal-dependent transcriptional regulator, with translation MPATSPAIEDYLKTVYAHTEWQPDPITPKVLADKLGVAPSSVTEMVKKMAANGLILHVPYGPLRLTDAGRARALAVVRRHRLIETWLVAEMGYSWDEVHDEAEVLEHSLSDRLLEAIDARLGRPSRDPHGDAIPSASGDVASEPFVLLSEAPIAHAGRVIRISDRDPEVLRELERRGIRPGVEIAVTDAAGELVTLQAAGEVGELSQEVAAAIWVTA, from the coding sequence ATGCCTGCCACCAGCCCTGCGATCGAGGACTACCTCAAGACGGTGTACGCCCACACCGAGTGGCAGCCCGACCCGATCACGCCCAAGGTGCTCGCCGACAAGCTCGGTGTGGCCCCGTCATCCGTCACCGAGATGGTGAAGAAGATGGCGGCCAACGGGCTCATCTTGCACGTGCCCTACGGCCCGTTGCGACTCACGGATGCCGGCAGGGCCCGCGCCCTCGCGGTCGTGCGACGGCACCGGCTCATCGAGACCTGGCTCGTGGCCGAGATGGGCTACTCGTGGGACGAGGTGCACGACGAGGCCGAGGTGCTCGAGCACTCGCTGAGCGACCGCCTGCTCGAGGCCATCGACGCACGTCTCGGACGGCCGAGCCGGGACCCGCACGGCGACGCGATCCCGTCGGCATCGGGCGACGTCGCGAGCGAGCCGTTCGTGCTCCTCTCCGAGGCGCCGATCGCGCACGCGGGCCGCGTCATCCGCATCAGCGACCGCGACCCCGAGGTGCTCCGCGAACTCGAGCGACGCGGCATCCGCCCGGGTGTCGAAATCGCAGTGACGGATGCCGCGGGCGAACTCGTGACCCTGCAGGCCGCGGGCGAGGTGGGCGAGCTCTCGCAGGAGGTCGCCGCCGCGATCTGGGTGACCGCCTGA
- a CDS encoding AraC family transcriptional regulator: protein MDATPWAGRDRVARVLQTLRMRGVFYCRSELTEPWGLEMPAVADSVSFHVPTVGSCWLSVDGAPPVELRAGDLALVPHGRGHEILSSPDIRRPPRVDLLPQHFVGPHYSVLEHGGGGRTTRLICGVVAFDDPAARELVRGLPRTLTVRGDDPVMASSIRDTLRLLADELTRSQPGAEAVATRLSDILVVQAIRAWLANEPAERDGWLRALQDDRIGSALEAMHADPGGDWSLERLARTATMSRSAFSARFTGIVGEAPMAYLTRWRMNLAANRLREDRATVAQVAADVGYQSEAAFTRAFARTIGVTPGVVRRRAQTEPDTD, encoded by the coding sequence ATGGATGCGACACCATGGGCGGGCCGCGACCGCGTCGCCAGAGTTCTGCAGACGCTCCGGATGCGCGGGGTGTTCTACTGCCGGTCGGAGCTCACCGAGCCCTGGGGCCTCGAGATGCCGGCCGTCGCCGACTCGGTGAGCTTCCACGTGCCGACCGTCGGTTCGTGCTGGCTCAGCGTCGACGGCGCGCCACCCGTCGAACTGCGTGCCGGAGATCTCGCCCTCGTGCCGCACGGCCGCGGGCACGAGATCCTGAGTTCGCCCGACATCCGGAGGCCACCGCGAGTCGACCTGCTCCCCCAGCATTTCGTCGGACCGCACTACTCCGTGCTCGAGCACGGCGGCGGCGGACGAACGACCAGGCTCATCTGCGGGGTCGTCGCGTTCGACGACCCCGCAGCCCGAGAACTCGTGCGCGGCCTGCCGCGCACGCTGACCGTGCGTGGCGACGACCCCGTGATGGCGTCGTCGATCCGCGACACGCTGCGCCTCCTGGCCGATGAACTGACCCGCTCGCAGCCCGGCGCCGAAGCCGTCGCCACGCGCCTCTCCGACATCCTCGTGGTGCAGGCGATCCGCGCGTGGCTCGCGAACGAGCCGGCCGAGCGCGACGGCTGGCTGCGGGCCCTCCAAGACGATCGGATCGGCAGCGCGCTCGAGGCGATGCACGCCGACCCCGGGGGCGACTGGAGCCTCGAGCGACTCGCACGCACCGCCACGATGTCGAGGTCGGCGTTCAGCGCGCGCTTCACCGGCATCGTGGGCGAGGCCCCGATGGCCTACCTCACCCGCTGGCGCATGAACCTCGCGGCCAACCGTCTGCGCGAAGACCGTGCGACCGTCGCGCAGGTGGCCGCCGACGTCGGCTACCAGTCGGAGGCGGCGTTCACCCGCGCGTTCGCCCGCACCATCGGCGTGACCCCGGGCGTGGTGCGACGGAGAGCGCAGACCGAGCCAGACACCGACTGA
- a CDS encoding DUF1772 domain-containing protein gives MNGFSDATLIAAIVGNGLLAGVFLAFSCGVSPGLRRVDDLTYLTVFRAINRRIVNPVFMVVFLGAPLATAAATALHLAAPSQSSSAFVVAGLVLALFAFAVTALVNVPLNNALDAAPSDDARQRADARDRFEQRWNRWNHVRAATSIAAFVLLVFAV, from the coding sequence ATGAACGGCTTCTCAGATGCGACGTTGATCGCCGCGATCGTCGGCAACGGACTCCTCGCGGGGGTGTTCCTCGCCTTCAGCTGCGGCGTCAGCCCCGGCCTGCGCCGCGTCGACGACCTGACGTACCTCACCGTGTTCCGCGCCATCAACCGGCGCATCGTCAATCCGGTGTTCATGGTCGTGTTCCTGGGAGCTCCGCTCGCGACCGCGGCAGCCACGGCGCTGCACCTCGCCGCACCGAGCCAGAGCTCTTCGGCCTTCGTCGTCGCCGGTCTGGTGCTCGCGCTGTTCGCCTTCGCGGTGACGGCACTCGTCAACGTGCCGCTGAACAACGCGCTCGACGCCGCTCCGAGCGACGACGCGCGACAGCGGGCGGATGCCCGCGACCGTTTCGAGCAACGATGGAACCGGTGGAACCACGTGCGCGCCGCGACCAGCATCGCGGCATTCGTGCTGCTCGTGTTCGCCGTGTGA
- a CDS encoding alpha/beta fold hydrolase, producing the protein MTTTVLILPGAGLPDWLWDDVRARLTTTSVIAPRPVQPNATVSDYARSAIDALPPGPFLVVAHSAGGVVATELARLAPPARMTGVVAVAAVIPATGGSFVSSLPFPQKIVLPAVLRVAGTRPPESAVRKGLAADVDEETTRRLVADLVPEPRTYFTSRVGSNEALRAATVRRYLVSANDAELPPALQDRFAERLAPHQTIRLDDGHLPMLTNPEAVAAAVSDALAPAPNTATT; encoded by the coding sequence ATGACCACAACCGTTCTGATTCTGCCCGGCGCCGGCCTCCCCGACTGGCTGTGGGACGACGTCCGCGCACGCCTGACCACCACGTCCGTCATCGCACCTCGACCTGTGCAGCCGAACGCGACCGTCTCCGACTACGCCCGGTCTGCGATCGACGCGCTGCCGCCCGGGCCGTTCCTCGTCGTCGCGCACTCCGCGGGCGGGGTCGTCGCGACCGAGCTCGCCCGCCTGGCGCCCCCGGCCCGGATGACCGGAGTCGTCGCCGTCGCCGCGGTGATCCCGGCCACGGGCGGATCGTTCGTCTCCTCGCTGCCGTTCCCGCAGAAGATCGTCCTGCCCGCCGTGCTGCGCGTGGCCGGCACCCGCCCGCCCGAGTCCGCCGTTCGCAAGGGCCTGGCGGCGGATGTCGACGAGGAGACCACGCGACGGCTGGTCGCCGACCTCGTTCCCGAGCCGAGAACGTACTTCACGTCGCGGGTCGGCTCGAACGAGGCGCTGCGCGCCGCGACCGTCAGGCGCTACCTCGTGTCCGCGAACGACGCCGAACTCCCGCCCGCACTCCAGGACCGGTTCGCCGAACGGCTCGCCCCTCATCAGACCATTCGACTCGACGACGGACACCTGCCCATGCTCACCAACCCCGAGGCGGTCGCCGCGGCGGTCAGCGACGCGCTCGCTCCGGCCCCGAACACCGCGACGACCTGA
- a CDS encoding NAD(P)H-binding protein yields the protein MYAVAGATGRVGSATAHELIASGSDVRVLVRDRERGEEWIRRGAESRVADLGDRAALRDAITGCDGLFVMMPFDLTVDDLGAYAEALASSVAGAVADSGIPHVVLLSSGGADLPEGTGPIAGLYRMEQALRGTGTVLTALRSGHFQEKVGDLIEAARGGVYPVFAASADVPLPMAATRDLGATAARALLSPDTASTSIDVLGPAYSERQVAAVLGAALNRELEVVVLPEDAWAPELIEAGYRPHVAESLAELSRADEQGLLAPRGDRAVHVDTPIEATIAGLIAGPAAA from the coding sequence ATGTATGCAGTAGCTGGAGCAACCGGGCGGGTGGGGTCGGCGACGGCGCACGAGCTCATCGCGAGCGGTTCCGACGTGCGGGTGCTCGTTCGAGACCGCGAACGAGGCGAGGAATGGATCAGGCGGGGCGCAGAGTCCCGAGTGGCCGACCTCGGTGATCGTGCCGCGCTGCGCGACGCGATCACCGGTTGCGACGGGCTCTTCGTCATGATGCCCTTCGACCTCACGGTCGACGACCTCGGCGCCTATGCCGAGGCGCTCGCGAGCTCGGTCGCCGGCGCCGTCGCCGACAGCGGGATCCCGCACGTCGTGCTGCTCTCGTCGGGCGGCGCAGACCTCCCCGAGGGCACCGGGCCGATCGCGGGCCTGTACCGCATGGAACAGGCGCTGCGGGGGACCGGCACCGTGCTGACCGCGCTCCGGTCCGGGCACTTCCAGGAGAAGGTCGGCGACCTGATCGAGGCCGCTCGGGGTGGGGTCTACCCGGTCTTCGCCGCGTCGGCCGATGTTCCGCTCCCGATGGCGGCGACCCGCGACCTCGGCGCGACCGCCGCGCGTGCGCTGCTGTCGCCCGACACGGCGAGCACCTCGATCGACGTGCTCGGGCCCGCGTACTCCGAACGACAGGTGGCCGCCGTGCTCGGGGCGGCGCTGAACCGAGAACTCGAGGTCGTCGTGCTCCCCGAGGACGCATGGGCGCCCGAACTGATCGAGGCGGGCTACCGACCGCACGTGGCCGAGAGCCTCGCCGAGCTGTCCCGCGCCGACGAGCAGGGTCTGCTGGCCCCCCGCGGAGATCGCGCCGTGCACGTCGACACCCCCATCGAGGCCACCATCGCCGGTCTCATCGCCGGCCCGGCCGCCGCCTGA